Within Corynebacterium jeddahense, the genomic segment CCGGGCGCTGAGCGCGCGGGCGGTAGCCTAAGGCGCATGCGTCTCGTCATCGCCCGCTGCTCCGTCGACTACGTCGGCCGCCTGGATGCGCACCTGCCCGAGGCGCTGCGCCTCATCATGGTCAAGGCCGACGGCTCGGTCTCCATCCACGCCGACGACCGCGCGTACAAGCCGCTCAACTGGATGACGCCGCCGTGTACCACCCGTATCGAGGCGGTCGTCGACCTCGACGGCGCCGACACCGGCGAGCAGCTGTGGATCGTGGAGAACCCGAAGGGCGAGCAGCTGCGCATCACCATTACGCAGGTGCTTCTCGACGAAACCAAGGACCTCGGCGTCGACCCCGGCTTAGTCAAGGACGGGGTCGAGTCGCACCTGCAGGAGCTCTTGGCCGAGCACATCTCCACGCTCGGGGAGGGGGTGACCCTCGTGCGGCGCGAGTACCCGACTGCGATCGGGCCGGTGGACATCCTTGCGCGCGACCCCGACGGCGGCACGCTCGCCGTCGAGGTGAAGCGGCGCGGCGGCATCGACGGGGTGGAGCAGCTCACCCGCTACGTCGAGCTGCTCAACCGCGACGAGCTCCTGCGCCCCGTGCGCGGCGTCTTCGCCGCCCAGGAGATCAAGCCGCAGGCCCGCACGCTCGCCGGGGACCGCGGGTTCGAGTGCGTCACGCTCGACTACGACGAGCTGCGCGGCATCGCGTCGACGGAACTGCGGCTGTTCTGATGCCGCGGAAGAACCGCCGGCAGGTGGCGTCGCCACGCTATGTGCTCCCGCGCGACGGCTCGACGTTCATCGGCACCCAGGAGATGGAGGGGCCGAGCTGGACCCGTGGCGAGGTGTACAAGGTGCGCCAGATCGGCGCGGCCGCGGCGACGAAGTACTACGTCTGCCCGGGCTGCAACCAGAACATCCCGCCGGGCGTGGCGCACGTCGTGGCGTGGCCGCGCGACACGGGCCGCGGCGCCGACGACCGCCGCCACTGGCACAAGCACTGCTGGCAGCGGCGCTAGGATTGGCGGCATGATTGCAGCGTTTTCCGTGGCCCCGACCACGACAGCAAATTCGAACGCCGAGATGTCCGACGTCGTCGCCCGCGCCGTGCGGGTCGTGCGCGACTCCGGGCTGCCGCACGAGACGAACGCCATGTTCACCCTCGTCGAAGGGGAGTGGGACGAGGTGATGGACGTGATCAAGCGCGCCACCGAGGCGGTCGCGGAGGTCGCCCCGCGCGTCTCGCTCGTGGTCAAGGCGGACATCCGCCCCGGCCACACGGACATGCTGCACCAGAAAGTCGAATCCCTGAACAAGCACTTGGAGGCGTAGACGATGGCCCAGGATTTCACCGGCGGCGCGATCGACCTCGGCGCGCTGGCGCAGCAGCGCGAGTCCCAGCGCGAGGCGGGCACGGGTTTCCAGCCGTTTGTCACCGTCGACGAGACGACGATCGAGGCGCAAGCATTCCAGCGCTCGCTCGAGGTGCCGGTCGTGCTGCTCATCGGTACGGCGCGCAGCGCGGACTCGGAAAGCCTCAAGGCGGCATTCGAGCGCCTCGCCGCAGGACAGCGCGCGTTTATGGTCGCCTACGTCGACGCCGACGCGACGCCGCAGGTCGCGCAGATGCTCGGCGTGCGCGTGCTGCCGACGGTCGTCGCGCTCGCGGCCGGGCGCCCCGTCACGGACTTCGAGGGCAACCAGCCCGCCGACCAGCTCGAGCAGTGGGTGGGCGCGCTCGTGAGCCAACTCGGGCCCCAGCTGCAGGGCCTGCGTGACGACGACGCGTCGCCCGACCCGCAGCCCGCCGAAGACCCCCGCCTCGACCGGGCGACCGCGGCGCTCAACGCCGGCGATTTCGACGCGGCGACCGCGGTCTACGACGAGATCCTCGCCGAGGACCCCGCCAACGCCGAGATCAAGCAGGCGAAGGCGACCGTCGCCGTGCTCAAGCGGGTGGAGGCGCAGGCCGAGCCTGCGGACGAGGTGGAGCGCCAGCTGCAGCTGGCGGACCGGCAGTTCGTCGCGGGCGACCCGGACGCGGCGTTCGACGGGCTGCTGGCGCTGGTGAAATCGGAGCCGCGCGCGAAGGAGCGCCTGCTCGAGCTGCTCGCGCTGCTCGAGCCGGCGGACCCGCGCGTCATCGCGGCGCGCACGAGGCTCGCAAGCTCGCTGTTTTAGGGTTATCCACAGGTCCGCTGTCGCGAATTCCACAGGCGCGGGGCCGGGGTTCGCTCGCGTGGGTTAGTGTCCTCGGCATGAATCCGTTTGATGCGTTGATTGAGGCGATGTCGGTCGCGGCGTTGGAGACGCTGGATCATTTCGACCTCGATGTCGCGCTTGCCGCCGGTGTGGAGCCGGGGCGGGCGCGGGCGTGGGCGCGCCTGCGTGAGGTGTATTT encodes:
- the nucS gene encoding endonuclease NucS, with amino-acid sequence MRLVIARCSVDYVGRLDAHLPEALRLIMVKADGSVSIHADDRAYKPLNWMTPPCTTRIEAVVDLDGADTGEQLWIVENPKGEQLRITITQVLLDETKDLGVDPGLVKDGVESHLQELLAEHISTLGEGVTLVRREYPTAIGPVDILARDPDGGTLAVEVKRRGGIDGVEQLTRYVELLNRDELLRPVRGVFAAQEIKPQARTLAGDRGFECVTLDYDELRGIASTELRLF
- a CDS encoding MTH1187 family thiamine-binding protein — translated: MIAAFSVAPTTTANSNAEMSDVVARAVRVVRDSGLPHETNAMFTLVEGEWDEVMDVIKRATEAVAEVAPRVSLVVKADIRPGHTDMLHQKVESLNKHLEA
- a CDS encoding tetratricopeptide repeat protein, yielding MAQDFTGGAIDLGALAQQRESQREAGTGFQPFVTVDETTIEAQAFQRSLEVPVVLLIGTARSADSESLKAAFERLAAGQRAFMVAYVDADATPQVAQMLGVRVLPTVVALAAGRPVTDFEGNQPADQLEQWVGALVSQLGPQLQGLRDDDASPDPQPAEDPRLDRATAALNAGDFDAATAVYDEILAEDPANAEIKQAKATVAVLKRVEAQAEPADEVERQLQLADRQFVAGDPDAAFDGLLALVKSEPRAKERLLELLALLEPADPRVIAARTRLASSLF